Proteins encoded in a region of the Halioglobus maricola genome:
- a CDS encoding site-specific integrase produces MGRTPTYYHLLQGYYHFQRRLGGSLLRTTLRTQDEYTARQRAGVLYTYSSQLHRAGLQFPEVSRLTRIRAQQLYEEGLTEFVVAPKGAIEAPTVDTSGHVRTLSDTLPPSPVPRPLLLKEALEDALRDLCRTGGKEHRRKYREAFTELSLLNPGAYFHEFRFAEAREHLEALLRLPRRRTDRKPYKSMPIDAVLELDTPPDQLLSATSINERMKRLGKLWEWATEAEAYSGPNPFRSKTLRLPEKPRERGRYTEEDLKVLFSSPLFACKEYRRGPGGRKSWWWLIILGLYTGARVGELAQLRLEDVQTVDGVMCLSINDEGDKSVKTPAGIRLVPVHPELLRLGFEEYLLHLKQRGHNHILPYPNENTEDPAQRCSKWFGGTYRANELPAGWSLKNLVYHSFRHTFINRAIKEQGIDTMVVQSLAGHTLEGMGESRRYATGRFRMETLNQSMASYQPPHIPSYLSRMGWKKLPHD; encoded by the coding sequence ATGGGCCGGACACCAACCTACTACCATCTCCTCCAGGGCTACTACCACTTCCAGCGCCGACTGGGAGGCAGCCTGCTTAGGACCACTTTACGAACCCAGGACGAATACACCGCCAGACAGCGGGCCGGCGTCCTCTACACCTACAGCAGCCAACTCCACCGCGCGGGGCTCCAGTTCCCTGAGGTCTCCCGACTGACACGCATCAGGGCACAGCAACTCTACGAGGAGGGGCTGACTGAGTTTGTGGTAGCACCCAAGGGGGCCATTGAGGCACCTACCGTGGACACAAGCGGACACGTCCGGACACTCTCGGACACCCTGCCGCCCTCCCCTGTGCCCCGACCATTGCTGCTGAAAGAGGCCCTGGAGGATGCGCTGCGTGACCTATGCCGAACTGGCGGAAAGGAGCATCGCAGGAAGTACCGGGAAGCGTTCACCGAACTGTCGCTGTTGAACCCAGGAGCCTACTTCCACGAGTTCCGGTTCGCTGAGGCCCGAGAGCATCTTGAAGCGCTCCTACGATTGCCACGAAGACGGACCGACAGGAAGCCATACAAGAGCATGCCAATCGACGCCGTATTGGAGTTAGACACACCACCGGACCAGCTATTGAGTGCCACGAGCATCAATGAGCGAATGAAGCGCCTGGGAAAATTGTGGGAGTGGGCGACAGAGGCAGAGGCTTACAGTGGGCCTAATCCATTCCGAAGCAAGACACTACGACTACCTGAGAAGCCGAGGGAGCGCGGAAGGTATACCGAGGAGGACCTGAAGGTGCTGTTCTCCAGCCCGTTGTTTGCCTGTAAGGAGTACCGCCGTGGCCCTGGTGGCCGGAAGTCGTGGTGGTGGCTGATTATCCTGGGCTTGTACACAGGGGCTCGTGTCGGAGAACTGGCACAACTACGACTTGAGGATGTTCAAACCGTGGATGGCGTCATGTGCCTGTCTATCAACGACGAAGGCGACAAGTCGGTTAAGACGCCTGCAGGGATACGACTGGTACCTGTGCATCCAGAGCTACTACGCCTCGGCTTCGAAGAGTACCTTCTGCACCTCAAACAGAGGGGGCACAACCACATACTCCCGTACCCAAATGAGAACACTGAAGACCCCGCACAGCGTTGCAGTAAATGGTTCGGCGGGACCTACCGAGCCAACGAGTTGCCTGCCGGCTGGTCGCTAAAGAATCTTGTCTATCACTCCTTCCGGCACACGTTCATTAACCGAGCCATAAAGGAACAAGGTATCGACACGATGGTAGTTCAATCCTTGGCTGGTCATACCCTGGAAGGAATGGGCGAGTCTCGTCGCTATGCAACTGGCAGGTTCAGAATGGAAACCCTCAATCAGAGCATGGCAAGCTACCAGCCGCCACACATACCCTCATATCTCTCTCGAATGGGATGGAAAAAACTGCCGCACGACTGA
- a CDS encoding arylsulfatase — MLKYTKSLVAGTLACLALGTQAADKPNILVVWGDDVGQSNISAYTRGVMGYTTPNIDRIANEGMLFTDYYGEQSCTAGRSSFIMGQSVFRTGLSKVGLPGADLGMREEDPSIAGLLKNHGYATGQFGKNHLGDRDEHLPTNHGFDEFYGNLYHLNAEEEPENEDYPTNPEFRKKFGPRGVIRSSADGKIEDTGPLTKKRMEIVDDDTSAEAIKFIEKAHAEGKPFFVWWSGTRMHFRTHVSDEKMKWCKEQYPRADMYTCGMLEHDAHIGLFLDKLDELGIADNTIVFYSTDNGPHYNTWPDAAATPFRGEKNTNWEGGWRVPSMVRWPGNIEAGSVSNEIMHHMDWMPTFLAAAGEADVKDKLLKGHRAIGRRYKVHLDGYNFLPHLTGQEAGGPRNEIFYFSDDGDLTALRYQDWKMIFMEQKTEGTFRVWMEPFVPLRVPLILNLRRDPYERAPITSNTYYDWLLDRAFLLVPAQAYVGQFLETFKKYPPRQKAASFSLDQVMDKLTTPSGPQ, encoded by the coding sequence ATGCTGAAATACACCAAATCGTTGGTGGCCGGAACTCTCGCGTGTCTCGCGCTAGGAACCCAGGCCGCTGACAAACCCAATATCCTTGTGGTGTGGGGCGATGATGTGGGCCAGTCCAACATCAGTGCCTACACTCGGGGCGTCATGGGGTACACCACGCCAAATATCGACCGCATCGCCAATGAAGGCATGCTGTTTACTGACTACTACGGTGAGCAGAGCTGTACCGCCGGTCGATCCTCCTTCATCATGGGACAGTCAGTGTTCCGTACCGGGCTCAGTAAAGTGGGCCTGCCCGGCGCTGACCTGGGCATGCGGGAAGAAGACCCTTCCATTGCGGGCCTGCTGAAGAATCACGGCTATGCCACGGGCCAGTTTGGCAAGAATCACCTCGGTGATCGCGACGAGCACCTTCCCACCAACCACGGTTTTGATGAGTTTTACGGCAACCTCTATCACTTGAATGCAGAGGAAGAACCCGAAAACGAAGACTATCCCACCAATCCTGAGTTTCGTAAGAAGTTCGGCCCTCGCGGTGTGATTCGCTCCTCCGCCGATGGCAAGATTGAAGACACTGGCCCGCTGACCAAGAAGCGCATGGAAATTGTCGATGACGATACCTCCGCCGAGGCGATCAAGTTCATCGAGAAGGCCCACGCCGAAGGCAAACCCTTCTTCGTCTGGTGGAGCGGGACCCGGATGCATTTCCGCACTCACGTTTCCGACGAGAAGATGAAGTGGTGTAAAGAGCAGTATCCACGCGCCGATATGTATACCTGCGGCATGCTGGAACACGATGCTCACATTGGACTGTTCCTGGATAAACTCGATGAACTTGGCATTGCCGACAACACCATCGTGTTTTACTCAACGGATAATGGTCCGCACTACAACACCTGGCCAGACGCGGCCGCTACGCCGTTCCGTGGTGAGAAAAACACCAACTGGGAAGGCGGTTGGCGTGTGCCGTCCATGGTGCGCTGGCCCGGCAATATCGAAGCCGGTTCTGTCTCTAACGAGATCATGCACCACATGGATTGGATGCCGACATTTCTTGCCGCCGCGGGCGAAGCTGATGTCAAGGACAAGCTGCTGAAAGGCCACCGCGCCATAGGCCGCCGCTACAAAGTGCACCTGGACGGCTATAACTTCCTCCCACATCTGACGGGTCAGGAAGCTGGCGGGCCTCGCAATGAGATCTTCTACTTCTCCGACGACGGTGACCTGACAGCCTTGCGCTACCAGGACTGGAAAATGATCTTCATGGAGCAGAAGACAGAGGGAACGTTCCGCGTTTGGATGGAGCCGTTCGTGCCACTGCGCGTGCCCTTGATTCTGAATCTGCGTCGTGACCCTTACGAGCGCGCGCCGATCACCTCGAACACTTACTACGACTGGCTGCTGGATCGCGCATTCCTGCTGGTACCAGCGCAAGCCTATGTGGGTCAGTTCCTGGAGACATTCAAGAAGTATCCGCCGCGCCAGAAGGCCGCGAGCTTCTCGCTGGATCAGGTGATGGATAAGTTGACCACGCCGAGTGGCCCGCAGTAA
- the pdsR gene encoding proteobacterial dedicated sortase system response regulator, with amino-acid sequence MPQHIAIVEDEAAIAANYRDHLERQGFNVRLYPDRQQAATAFAMNLPDLAIIDIGLGDEMEGGFELCRELRARSAELPIVFLTARDSELDIISGLRLGADEYLTKDISQAQLLARIHALLRRVRALASPEKKDDIVRQGELELNRERMTVLWKAQALDLTVTEFWMVHALALHPGHVKSRQQLMNSADVVLDDNTITSHIKRIRRKFQGVDDRFQHIETAYGVGYRWKG; translated from the coding sequence ATGCCGCAACACATTGCCATCGTCGAAGACGAGGCGGCCATAGCCGCCAATTACCGCGATCACCTGGAACGTCAGGGGTTCAATGTGCGCCTGTATCCGGACCGCCAGCAGGCAGCCACCGCATTTGCCATGAACCTGCCAGACCTGGCGATCATAGATATCGGCCTGGGTGACGAAATGGAGGGCGGCTTCGAGCTTTGCCGTGAACTGCGGGCGCGCTCCGCGGAACTTCCCATCGTGTTCCTCACCGCGCGCGACTCCGAGCTGGACATTATTTCCGGACTCCGCCTGGGAGCGGACGAATACCTCACCAAGGACATCAGCCAGGCCCAACTCCTTGCACGGATACACGCCCTGCTGCGCCGGGTCCGCGCGCTGGCAAGCCCGGAGAAAAAAGATGACATCGTGCGTCAGGGCGAGCTGGAACTGAATAGAGAGCGTATGACCGTGCTCTGGAAAGCACAGGCGCTGGATCTCACGGTGACAGAATTCTGGATGGTGCACGCTCTGGCACTGCACCCCGGTCATGTGAAATCCAGACAGCAGCTCATGAACAGCGCGGATGTGGTGCTGGATGACAACACCATTACCTCGCATATCAAGCGGATCAGACGAAAATTCCAGGGTGTGGACGATCGGTTCCAGCACATCGAAACGGCCTACGGCGTGGGTTATCGATGGAAAGGCTGA
- a CDS encoding ATP-binding protein → MERLTFSLRRQLIIVALLLLTLPWAGCQFIREMEGALRHGQEQTLQATAQAVAAVVGADSRSIYPAPERIDAPPEQRPNIHAHPAEIRIPVDGYAEGWEDIPGLQLRSDAGDLAMHIKAQTRGDSLFLLVQVQDSDVIYHNPGLSREPNGDRLMIRTWQDGRRQDYVMATAAPGSMRGRAASRRTRGMDPGRIRGYWQDAMNGYSIELEMPLKMTGGRLGLYINNVSHGEGSPVTTLGNIAPLKTTSPPWLIYTSDALQQALALFDNQRLEIQVADNSRWLLASTGSARHKADDNTFWLLRLLYRSILAEETLPPPPVTDQAGKAAQTLVEDALSGGPGNLRFREPGSTTRSQLVATAPVKNEDGIIGAIIITQSGEQYLSLTDQAFSRLLGYSLLALGTGILGLLAYASLLSWRIRRLNEAAHKVIASDGAIQGQFPRSRAPDEIGELSRAYADLLERLREYNDYLRTLSRKLAHELRTPIAVIQTSLENLEHSAGGPQQGTVYLARAREGLDRLKSILTAMSEANRLEESVRTNPLHAMDLAPLLEEISDAYGDVYAEHKITLNLEVESAEAETAPELLAQALDKILDNAASFAPAGSTIQLDLSEQPAHWVIAMSNEGPALPHNLRDRLFEPMVSLRERESDNVHLGLGLHVVRLISDYHGGYVRAENIAGGVRFSILLPKHAQQ, encoded by the coding sequence ATGGAAAGGCTGACCTTCAGCCTGCGCAGACAACTGATTATTGTCGCGCTGCTGCTGCTAACTTTGCCCTGGGCAGGTTGCCAGTTCATTCGTGAAATGGAAGGCGCGCTGCGCCACGGCCAGGAGCAGACACTGCAGGCCACGGCCCAGGCCGTGGCTGCGGTGGTCGGGGCCGATAGCCGCTCGATATACCCTGCACCCGAGCGCATCGACGCGCCACCGGAACAACGCCCCAACATCCACGCCCACCCCGCCGAAATACGCATTCCTGTGGACGGCTATGCCGAGGGCTGGGAAGACATTCCCGGCCTACAGCTGCGCAGCGACGCGGGCGACCTCGCCATGCACATCAAGGCCCAGACCCGGGGCGACAGCCTATTCCTGCTGGTACAGGTGCAAGACAGCGACGTGATTTACCACAACCCCGGCTTGTCGCGAGAGCCGAATGGCGACCGCTTGATGATTCGCACCTGGCAGGACGGCAGGCGTCAGGACTATGTCATGGCCACCGCGGCGCCAGGCAGTATGCGCGGCCGTGCCGCCAGCCGCCGCACTCGCGGAATGGACCCAGGGCGAATTCGCGGCTACTGGCAAGACGCCATGAACGGATACAGTATTGAACTGGAAATGCCCCTGAAAATGACTGGCGGGAGGCTGGGGCTCTACATCAATAACGTGAGTCACGGCGAAGGCAGTCCGGTAACCACCCTGGGGAATATCGCGCCGCTGAAAACGACCTCACCCCCGTGGTTGATCTACACCTCGGATGCACTGCAGCAAGCCCTTGCGCTGTTTGACAACCAGCGCCTTGAAATCCAGGTGGCTGATAACAGTCGATGGCTGCTGGCGAGTACAGGGTCAGCCCGCCACAAGGCTGACGACAACACATTCTGGTTGCTGCGCCTGCTGTACCGCAGCATTCTCGCTGAAGAAACATTGCCTCCGCCCCCAGTCACTGACCAGGCAGGAAAGGCGGCACAAACGCTGGTGGAAGATGCTCTTTCCGGCGGGCCTGGCAATCTCAGGTTTCGTGAACCGGGCAGTACCACCCGTAGCCAGTTGGTCGCAACCGCACCAGTGAAGAACGAGGATGGCATCATCGGCGCCATCATCATCACCCAGAGCGGCGAACAGTACCTCTCTCTGACCGACCAGGCGTTCAGCCGCCTGCTGGGCTATAGCCTGCTGGCCCTGGGCACAGGCATCCTGGGCCTGCTCGCCTACGCCAGCTTGCTGTCCTGGCGAATAAGGCGCCTGAATGAGGCGGCGCACAAAGTGATCGCCTCGGACGGCGCTATTCAGGGACAATTCCCACGCAGTCGGGCTCCCGACGAAATCGGCGAACTGTCCCGGGCCTATGCCGACCTGCTCGAACGACTGCGGGAGTACAACGACTATCTGCGCACCCTCAGTCGCAAGCTCGCACACGAGCTGCGCACTCCGATCGCCGTCATCCAGACCTCACTGGAAAACCTCGAACACAGCGCGGGCGGCCCACAGCAGGGCACGGTATATCTGGCCCGTGCACGGGAAGGTCTGGACCGATTGAAGTCCATCCTCACCGCCATGAGCGAAGCAAATCGACTGGAAGAGAGTGTCCGCACCAACCCCCTGCACGCAATGGACCTTGCGCCTTTGCTTGAGGAAATCAGTGATGCCTACGGGGATGTCTACGCCGAGCACAAGATCACACTCAACCTCGAGGTTGAAAGCGCTGAAGCCGAGACCGCCCCAGAATTACTAGCCCAGGCACTGGACAAAATACTCGACAATGCGGCCTCATTCGCGCCCGCCGGCTCAACGATCCAGTTAGACCTTTCGGAGCAGCCTGCGCACTGGGTTATTGCAATGAGCAACGAGGGCCCCGCCCTGCCCCACAATTTGCGCGATCGCTTGTTCGAGCCCATGGTCTCCCTGCGCGAGCGTGAAAGCGACAATGTGCACCTGGGGCTGGGGCTGCACGTGGTGCGCTTGATCAGCGACTACCATGGCGGCTATGTAAGGGCGGAGAACATTGCTGGCGGTGTGCGTTTCTCGATCTTGTTACCAAAACACGCGCAGCAATAA
- the uvrB gene encoding excinuclease ABC subunit UvrB, with protein MSRPFKVESKFEPAGDQPEAIRQLVEGLQAGLASQTLLGVTGSGKTFTMAHVVEKLQRPTIVMAHNKTLAAQLYGEFKEFFPNNAVEYFVSYYDYYQPEAYVPSSDTFIEKDASVNDHIEQMRLSATKALMERDDCLVVATVSAIYGLGNPDSYYKMRMHVSRGEIIDQRQILRHLAELQYTRNDVDFARATYRVRGDVIDIFPADSEREAVRLELFDEEIENIYIFDPLTGAVEAKIPRVTIFPKSHYVTPREVMLQAVDQIEAELEVRLDQLQDLEKRVEAQRLGQRTKYDLEMIRELGYCQGVENYSRYLSGRAPGEPPPTLFEYLPDNALVIVDESHVTIPQIGAMYKGDRSRKETLVEYGFRLPSALDNRPLRFEEWERLVPQAIFVSATPGKYEDEHAGRVVEQVVRPTGLLDPELEVRPATTQVDDLLGEIRTTVELGERVLVTTLTKRMAEDLTEYLSDHGVRVRYLHSDIDTVERVEIIRDLRLGEFDVLVGINLLREGLDMPEVSLVAILDADKEGFLRSDRSLIQTIGRAARNLNGRAILYADRITGSMERAMAETERRRELQMKHNLEHDITPRGVEKSVQDIMEGARRMPTKGKAKAKNVAEPKLAFGAEIANLSPAALSRKLKQLENQMQEHAKNLEFEEAAALRDQVAEIKQKAFMGNG; from the coding sequence ATGTCCCGCCCATTCAAGGTAGAGTCCAAATTTGAGCCCGCCGGCGACCAGCCGGAGGCGATTCGCCAGTTGGTAGAGGGACTTCAGGCCGGGCTGGCCTCGCAGACGCTGCTCGGGGTCACGGGCTCGGGCAAGACGTTCACCATGGCCCACGTGGTGGAGAAGCTGCAGCGGCCCACGATTGTGATGGCTCATAACAAGACCCTGGCGGCCCAGCTCTACGGCGAGTTCAAGGAGTTCTTCCCCAACAATGCTGTCGAGTACTTCGTTTCCTATTACGACTATTACCAGCCCGAGGCTTATGTGCCTTCGTCCGATACCTTCATCGAGAAGGACGCCTCGGTTAACGATCACATTGAGCAGATGCGCCTATCGGCGACGAAAGCACTGATGGAGCGGGACGACTGCCTGGTGGTCGCCACTGTCTCGGCCATCTACGGCCTGGGTAATCCCGATTCCTATTACAAGATGCGCATGCACGTGTCACGCGGCGAGATCATCGATCAACGCCAGATTTTGCGCCATCTCGCCGAGTTGCAGTACACCCGCAACGATGTGGACTTTGCCCGCGCGACTTACAGGGTGCGCGGCGATGTGATTGACATCTTCCCGGCCGATTCTGAGCGCGAGGCGGTGCGGCTCGAGTTGTTCGATGAGGAAATCGAGAATATCTACATCTTCGATCCCCTTACCGGCGCCGTCGAAGCCAAGATTCCCAGGGTGACGATCTTCCCGAAAAGCCACTATGTGACGCCACGGGAAGTGATGCTGCAGGCGGTGGACCAGATTGAGGCGGAACTTGAGGTGCGCCTGGATCAGCTGCAGGATCTGGAAAAGAGGGTGGAAGCCCAGCGCCTGGGGCAACGCACCAAGTACGATCTCGAGATGATTCGCGAACTGGGTTACTGCCAGGGGGTGGAAAACTACTCTCGTTACCTCTCGGGCCGCGCGCCGGGCGAACCACCTCCCACCCTTTTCGAGTACCTGCCTGACAACGCCCTGGTGATCGTGGATGAATCGCATGTCACCATTCCGCAGATTGGCGCCATGTATAAAGGTGACCGCTCGCGCAAGGAAACGCTGGTGGAATACGGATTCCGACTCCCCTCAGCACTGGACAACAGGCCTCTGCGCTTTGAGGAGTGGGAGCGGCTGGTGCCGCAGGCGATTTTTGTCTCTGCCACGCCAGGCAAGTACGAGGACGAGCACGCAGGCCGGGTTGTTGAGCAGGTGGTGCGCCCAACAGGGTTGTTGGACCCGGAACTGGAAGTGCGCCCGGCGACGACCCAGGTGGACGATTTACTGGGCGAAATTCGGACAACGGTAGAGCTGGGGGAGCGGGTATTGGTTACGACTCTCACCAAGCGTATGGCCGAAGACCTGACAGAATATCTTAGCGATCATGGGGTGCGGGTGCGTTACTTACACTCCGATATCGACACGGTGGAGCGGGTTGAAATTATTCGCGATCTGCGTCTCGGAGAGTTCGATGTGCTGGTGGGTATCAACCTGTTGCGGGAGGGCCTGGATATGCCAGAGGTCTCGCTGGTGGCGATACTCGATGCGGATAAAGAGGGCTTTTTGCGCTCAGACCGGTCTCTTATTCAGACCATTGGCCGGGCAGCGCGTAACCTCAACGGCCGCGCGATTCTCTATGCCGACCGGATCACTGGCTCGATGGAGCGAGCGATGGCTGAAACCGAGCGGCGCCGGGAGTTGCAGATGAAGCACAACCTCGAGCACGACATCACGCCGCGGGGGGTGGAAAAATCAGTTCAGGACATTATGGAAGGTGCCCGGCGTATGCCCACCAAGGGCAAGGCCAAGGCGAAAAACGTGGCAGAGCCGAAGCTGGCATTTGGTGCCGAGATCGCCAACCTCTCACCTGCCGCGCTGTCCCGTAAGCTCAAGCAGCTGGAGAACCAGATGCAGGAACACGCCAAGAACCTGGAGTTCGAGGAAGCTGCCGCGCTCCGCGACCAGGTCGCGGAGATCAAGCAGAAGGCCTTTATGGGGAACGGTTAG
- a CDS encoding TonB family protein: MNSPLQFKASTTKLRFLSLFVATGTLLGCATPAVEDEAQDPDPVSVEVDLAETDTPENPFEETAELSAKASDAPAGSLGDAEETIARCDGYRYGREGYPQDYDKAFQWCVAAAEQGHPVGQSILGGLYYNGYGTERSYKDALYWFTLAANRRMAHAAYSLYFMYFTGQGTDVDYQTAFMYLDRASELGNEQAKEVFSNPEDNPPPVSRLTEDEIKQQIEEHGAWKIAPIYPRIAQYAGLEGYVIVEYCIDKEGRTTNFHITHSVPTGVFDAAALAAAKQFRYRPKMLDDVPVERHGVSNKFTFELNR; this comes from the coding sequence ATGAACTCGCCACTTCAATTCAAAGCATCTACTACCAAACTTCGATTCCTGAGCTTGTTCGTGGCAACCGGGACGCTGCTCGGCTGTGCCACACCAGCGGTGGAAGACGAAGCGCAGGACCCAGACCCAGTTTCGGTAGAAGTAGACTTAGCTGAGACCGACACGCCTGAGAATCCGTTTGAGGAAACAGCGGAGCTATCTGCGAAAGCTTCTGACGCACCAGCGGGGAGCTTGGGTGACGCAGAGGAGACTATCGCACGGTGCGATGGCTATCGGTATGGGAGGGAGGGCTACCCCCAAGATTATGACAAGGCATTTCAATGGTGTGTTGCCGCAGCAGAGCAGGGGCACCCCGTAGGGCAATCCATTTTAGGGGGACTCTACTACAACGGATATGGCACAGAGCGGAGTTACAAGGACGCGCTCTACTGGTTCACGCTCGCCGCCAATCGCCGGATGGCTCACGCGGCCTACTCGCTGTACTTCATGTACTTCACCGGGCAAGGGACTGACGTCGATTACCAGACCGCGTTCATGTATTTGGACAGGGCTTCGGAACTAGGGAATGAACAGGCGAAGGAGGTATTCAGCAACCCTGAGGACAACCCGCCCCCAGTGAGTCGCTTGACTGAAGACGAGATTAAGCAACAAATAGAAGAACATGGCGCATGGAAGATAGCGCCGATTTACCCCCGGATAGCTCAGTACGCTGGGTTAGAGGGCTATGTAATTGTCGAATACTGCATCGACAAAGAAGGCCGAACCACGAATTTCCACATCACGCACTCCGTGCCCACGGGAGTGTTTGACGCAGCAGCGTTAGCAGCAGCGAAGCAGTTCCGATACCGCCCCAAAATGCTCGATGACGTTCCTGTGGAGCGTCATGGGGTATCCAATAAGTTCACTTTCGAGTTGAACAGGTAA
- a CDS encoding KAP family P-loop NTPase fold protein, producing the protein MKIRLPELEIPEDAGFSRDFDMFERKAYGVRLLDIIQRADDNLVIGLDAAWGEGKSTFISMWSGHLRQNDVPLVVYDAFTNDYQESAFIALASCVYDAIPEKETERREEFLSKATSLGKILLRSSARIATRAALGVAIDDSAFESASVESEGAALVDQLIASKIAGAQQEKEERAAFRAALSELAGSGNDGSKLVFVIDELDRCRPAFALEIIECVKHFFAVPGVSFVLVMNRTQVEESVRCTYGQGIDAHTYLQKFVNLWTALPSKGNGVLSGAQLYMRNCLGRMGFEVQTQEQNVVVEQFDQLIGHYRMTLREIEKALTNFAIVSNAINSRMYSHYYILTVFLAVLKVVRPGVYADLAKELLDYKSLSERAGLVSLVDEYWSREEGCYLRFLLCGYLGTDAQRESLSDFSSLMEFRRSENPVANIIKWMETLEYT; encoded by the coding sequence ATGAAGATTCGATTGCCTGAGCTTGAGATACCTGAGGATGCTGGTTTCTCTCGTGACTTCGACATGTTTGAGCGGAAAGCGTACGGAGTGCGCCTGCTGGATATAATTCAACGCGCGGACGACAATTTGGTTATTGGTCTCGATGCAGCATGGGGTGAAGGAAAAAGCACGTTCATTAGTATGTGGTCAGGTCATCTTCGGCAGAATGATGTCCCGCTCGTTGTCTACGATGCCTTTACGAACGACTATCAAGAGAGTGCGTTTATTGCACTGGCAAGCTGTGTATACGATGCCATACCCGAGAAAGAAACGGAGAGGCGGGAAGAATTCCTGTCTAAGGCCACGAGTTTGGGAAAAATTCTTCTTCGGTCTAGTGCGAGAATAGCCACACGAGCCGCGCTGGGCGTGGCTATCGACGACTCTGCTTTTGAATCTGCTTCTGTTGAGTCTGAGGGAGCCGCGCTTGTAGATCAGCTTATTGCTTCTAAGATTGCCGGCGCACAGCAAGAGAAGGAAGAACGTGCGGCTTTTCGCGCCGCATTGAGCGAGTTAGCGGGTTCCGGGAACGATGGCAGCAAGCTTGTATTTGTAATTGATGAACTGGACCGTTGTCGGCCTGCATTTGCTCTGGAGATAATTGAATGTGTGAAACATTTCTTTGCTGTGCCCGGTGTTTCATTTGTTCTGGTGATGAATCGTACACAGGTGGAAGAGTCGGTTCGTTGCACCTATGGTCAAGGCATTGATGCGCACACATATCTACAAAAGTTTGTGAATCTCTGGACGGCCCTTCCCAGCAAGGGCAATGGAGTCTTATCTGGCGCACAGCTTTACATGCGGAACTGTTTGGGGCGTATGGGCTTTGAGGTCCAAACGCAAGAGCAAAATGTAGTTGTGGAACAGTTTGACCAGCTAATCGGTCACTACAGGATGACGCTGAGGGAGATTGAAAAAGCTCTTACCAATTTTGCGATTGTAAGTAACGCCATCAATTCTCGCATGTATAGCCACTACTACATTCTCACTGTGTTCCTGGCGGTTCTGAAGGTTGTCCGTCCAGGTGTGTATGCAGACTTGGCAAAGGAACTTCTGGACTACAAGTCGCTCTCGGAGAGGGCTGGTTTGGTGTCTTTGGTAGATGAATACTGGAGTCGCGAAGAGGGTTGTTACCTCCGCTTCTTGCTGTGTGGGTATCTTGGCACTGATGCACAGCGTGAGAGCCTTTCCGATTTTAGTAGCCTTATGGAGTTCCGCAGGAGCGAGAACCCGGTAGCAAATATCATTAAATGGATGGAAACGCTTGAATACACATAG